From one Malus sylvestris chromosome 1, drMalSylv7.2, whole genome shotgun sequence genomic stretch:
- the LOC126623920 gene encoding WUSCHEL-related homeobox 7-like, with protein MDEGMSGFCIKASSFRDGGNGNSGTKCGRWNPTTEQVKVLTDLFRSGLRTPSTDQIQKISSQLSFYGKIESKNVFYWFQNHKARERQKRRKVSIDDKDIIRRDLENISSPKQINQVSEPARVIETLQLFPINSFNESEGEKLRFHANEYCKEASAFTCTVGTEMDLPPLDLRLSFL; from the exons ATGGACGAGGGCATGTCAGGATTTTGCATTAAAGCATCGAGTTTTCGCGATGGTGGTAATGGTAATAGTGGAACCAAGTGCGGGCGTTGGAATCCAACTACAGAACAGGTTAAAGTTCTGACTGACCTGTTCAGGTCTGGACTCCGAACGCCGAGCACTGATCAGATTCAGAAAATCTCCTCTCAGCTAAGCTTTTATGGCAAGATCGAGAGCAAGAACGTCTTTTACTGGTTTCAGAATCACAAAGCCAGAGAAAGACAAAAGCGGCGTAAAGTTTCTATTGATGACAAGGATATCATTCGTCGAGATCTGGAGAACATATCGTCTCCAAAAC AAATAAATCAGGTTTCGGAGCCGGCAAGAGTGATTGAGACCCTTCAACTTTTCCCCATAAACTCTTTCAACGAATCTGAGGGAGAGAAGCTGAGATTTCACGCAAACGAATATTGCAAGGAGGCATCAGCTTTTACCTGCACTGTTGGGACAGAAATGGACCTTCCACCTTTGGATCTGCGTTTAAGTTTCCTTTGA